The proteins below come from a single Acaryochloris thomasi RCC1774 genomic window:
- a CDS encoding DUF6876 family protein has product MKPEELEQRLRQFLPSPTRHKHFTGLLYTDGLLYMVEELEMEWLVLAIATHQKGSSITESKELQTFQCWKFHNGSTPILFCYKDRLNKSPEFGRQVRSTAFPLPELELFVDKGVLMLPSEYDGS; this is encoded by the coding sequence ATGAAACCAGAAGAACTTGAGCAACGGCTCAGGCAGTTCTTGCCTAGCCCCACTCGCCATAAACATTTCACTGGGCTTTTATACACCGATGGACTTTTATACATGGTTGAAGAGCTTGAGATGGAGTGGTTAGTTCTTGCGATCGCAACTCATCAAAAAGGCTCCAGCATCACGGAAAGCAAAGAACTACAGACGTTCCAATGCTGGAAGTTTCACAATGGCAGCACTCCCATCCTGTTTTGCTACAAGGATAGGCTCAACAAATCCCCAGAGTTTGGCCGTCAAGTCCGCTCTACAGCCTTTCCCCTGCCTGAACTAGAGCTATTCGTGGACAAGGGAGTGCTCATGCTGCCCTCGGAATACGACGGCTCGTGA
- a CDS encoding DUF6876 family protein encodes MITAEALQQNLAHCTGTEQWHQHPLGITYTDGIKILAEDAQCHWLIDAIASHQKSYQIIYNPDLQQFQLWLLTVNEDKSAVLACYEDSPSTCELVITQLIPMTDFILPEIKLYLEQGTLLLPSEH; translated from the coding sequence ATGATTACCGCAGAAGCGCTTCAGCAAAACCTCGCGCATTGCACCGGCACCGAGCAATGGCACCAGCATCCACTGGGAATCACTTACACAGACGGCATCAAGATATTAGCCGAGGATGCCCAGTGTCACTGGCTCATTGATGCGATCGCAAGTCACCAGAAGAGCTATCAGATTATATACAACCCTGATTTGCAACAGTTTCAGCTCTGGTTGCTGACAGTCAACGAGGACAAAAGCGCAGTTCTGGCCTGCTACGAAGACAGCCCCAGCACTTGTGAACTTGTGATCACTCAGCTCATACCGATGACGGATTTCATTTTGCCTGAGATAAAGCTCTACCTGGAGCAAGGAACGCTATTGCTTCCCTCCGAACACTAA